One segment of Desmodus rotundus isolate HL8 chromosome 6, HLdesRot8A.1, whole genome shotgun sequence DNA contains the following:
- the TSHZ2 gene encoding teashirt homolog 2 isoform X2, which translates to MPRRKQQAPKRAAGYAQEEQLKDEEEIKEEEEEEEDSGSVVHLQSSNDPGTDEELDMGPEQKGCFSYQNSPGSHLSNQDAENESLLSDASDPVSDIKSMCGRDALDKKASARPKLPSEAHNCMDKMTAVYANILSDSYWSGLGLGFKLSNSDRRNCDTRNGSNKTDFDWHQDALSKSLQQNLPSRSVSKPSLFSSVQLYRQSSKVCGTVFTGASRFRCRQCSAAYDTLVELTVHMNETGHYQDDNRKKDKLRPTSYSKPRKRAFQDMDKEDAQKVLKCMFCGDSFDSLQDLSVHMIKTKHYQKVPLKEPVPTISSKIVTPAKKRVFDVNRPCSPDSTTGSFADSFSSPKGASLQLSSNNRYGYQNGASYTWQFEACKSQILKCMECGSSHDTLQQLTTHMMVTGHFLKVTSSASKKGKQLVLDPLAVEKMQSLSDTPNSDSLAPKPSSNTASDCAASTTEIKKESKKEKPDEIDKDEKVVKSEDYEDPLQKPLDPTIKYQYLREEDLEDGSKGGGDILKSLENTVTTAINKAQNGAPSWSAYPSIHAAYQLSEGTKPSLPLVGSQVLQIRPNLANKLRPIAPKWKVMPLVSVPTNLAPYTQVKKEPEDRVEMAKDCGKESPHEEASSFSHGEGESFPNSETPSESKKAEPCAPKEEDKLMKEGGEKEKPQPLEPASSLSNGCTLANPASALPCINPLSALQSVLNNHLGKATEPLRSPSCSSPSSSTISMFHKSSLSVTDKPVLSPATTRPSSVSRRYLFENNDQPIDLTKSKSKKAESSQAQSCTSPPQKHALSDIADMVKVLPKATTPKPAASSRVPPMKLEMDVRRFEDVSSEVSTLHKRKGRQSNWNPQHLLILQAQFASSLFQTSEGKYLLSDLGPQERMQISKFTGLSMTTISHWLANVKYQLRKTGGTKFLKNMDKGHPIFYCSDCASQFRTPSTYISHLESHLGFQMKDMTRMAVEQQGKVEQEISRVSSAQRSPETIAGEEDTDSKFKYFKLQWTPLENPLWES; encoded by the coding sequence GCTACGCCCAGGAGGAACAGCTAAAGGACGAGGAGGAgataaaagaagaggaggaagaggaggaagacagtGGTTCAGTGGTTCACCTTCAGAGCAGCAATGACCCCGGGACAGACGAGGAGCTAGACATGGGTCCGGAGCAGAAAGGCTGCTTCAGCTACCAGAACTCCCCAGGAAGCCACCTGTCCAATCAGGACGCTGAGAATGAGTCTCTGCTGAGCGATGCCAGCGATCCCGTGTCAGACATCAAGAGCATGTGCGGTCGAGATGCCTTGGACAAGAAAGCAAGCGCTCGCCCCAAGCTTCCGAGTGAAGCCCACAACTGCATGGACAAAATGACAGCTGTCTACGCCAACATCTTGTCTGATTCCTACTGGTCGGGCCTGGGTCTGGGCTTCAAGCTGTCCAACAGCGACAGACGGAACTGTGACACCCGCAACGGCAGCAACAAGACCGATTTCGACTGGCACCAAGACGCTCTGTCCAAAAGCCTGCAGCAGAACCTGCCTTCCAGGTCCGTGTCAAAGCCCAGCCTGTTCAGCTCAGTCCAGCTGTACCGGCAGAGCAGTAAGGTGTGCGGGACCGTCTTCACCGGGGCCAGCAGGTTCCGGTGCCGCCAGTGCAGCGCCGCCTACGACACCTTGGTCGAGCTGACCGTGCACATGAACGAAACGGGCCACTATCAAGATGACAACCGCAAAAAGGACAAGCTTCGACCCACGAGCTATTCAAAGCCCCGCAAACGGGCCTTCCAAGACATGGACAAGGAGGATGCCCAGAAGGTTCTGAAATGTATGTTTTGTGGCGACTCCTTCGATTCCCTCCAAGATTTGAGCGTCCacatgataaaaacaaaacattaccaAAAAGTGCCTTTGAAGGAGCCAGTACCAACCATTTCGTCGAAAATCGTCACTCCGGCGAAGAAGCGTGTCTTCGATGTCAATCGGCCGTGTTCCCCCGATTCCACCACGGGGTCGTTCGCAGATTCATTCTCCTCCCCAAAGGGCGCCAGCTTGCAGCTGTCCTCCAACAACCGCTACGGCTACCAGAACGGCGCCAGCTACACCTGGCAGTTCGAGGCCTGCAAGTCCCAGATCCTGAAGTGCATGGAGTGCGGCAGCTCCCACGACACGCTGCAGCAGCTCACCACCCACATGATGGTCACCGGCCACTTTCTCAAGGTCACCAGCTCTGCCTCCAAGAAAGGGAAGCAGCTGGTGTTAGACCCACTCGCCGTGGAGAAGATGCAGTCTCTGTCGGACACCCCCAACAGTGATTCTCTGGCTCCCAAGCCATCGAGTAACACAGCTTCCGACTGTGCAGCTTCTACGACTGAGATAAAGAAggagagtaaaaaggaaaaaccagACGAGATCGACAAGGATGAGAAAGTTGTGAAAAGCGAGGACTATGAAGACCCTCTACAGAAACCTTTAGACCCTACAATAAAATACCAGTATCTGAGGGAGGAGGATTTGGAAGATGGCTCAAAGGGTGGAGGGGACATTTTGAAGTCATTGGAAAATACTGTCACCACAGCCATCAACAAGGCCCAGAACGGGGCTCCCAGCTGGAGCGCGTACCCCAGCATCCACGCAGCCTACCAGCTGTCGGAGGGCACCAAGCCTTCCTTGCCTCTGGTGGGGTCACAGGTACTGCAGATTCGACCTAATCTTGCCAACAAGTTAAGGCCTATTGCACCCAAGTGGAAAGTAATGCCACTGGTTTCTGTGCCCACAAACCTGGCCCCATACACTCAAGTGAAGAAGGAGCCAGAAGACAGAGTTGAAATGGCGAAGGACTGTGGGAAAGAAAGTCCCCACGAAGAGGCATCCTCTTTCAGCCACGGTGAGGGGGAGTCTTTCCCCAACAGTGAAACCCCTTCCGAATCCAAAAAGGCTGAGCCTTGTGCCCCGAAGGAGGAGGACAAGCTGATGAAGGAGGGTGGCGAGAAAGAGAAACCCCAGCCCTTGGAGCCAGCATCTTCCCTCAGCAATGGGTGCACCCTCGCCAACCCCGCCTCGGCCCTGCCCTGCATCAACCCACTCAGTGCCCTGCAGTCCGTCTTGAACAATCACCTGGGCAAAGCCACGGAACCCTTGCGCTCCCCGTCCTGCTCCAGCCCAAGCTCCAGCACAATCTCCATGTTCCACAAGTCAAGTCTCAGTGTCACGGACAAGCCGGTGTTGAGCCCTGCCACCACGAGACCGTCCAGCGTGTCCAGGCGTTACCTGTTTGAGAACAACGATCAGCCCATTGACCTGACCAAGTCCAAAAGCAAGAAAGCCGAGTCCTCGCAAGCACAATCCTGTACATCCCCACCTCAGAAGCACGCTTTGTCCGACATCGCCGACATGGTCAAGGTCCTCCCCAAAGCCACCACCCCAAAGCCCGCCGCTTCCTCCAGGGTCCCTCCCATGAAGCTGGAAATGGATGTCAGGCGCTTTGAGGATGTCTCCAGCGAAGTCTCGACTTTGCATAAGAGAAAAGGCCGGCAGTCCAACTGGAACCCTCAGCATCTTCTGATCCTGCAGGCTCAGTTTGCTTCGAGCCTCTTCCAGACATCAGAGGGCAAATACCTGCTGTCCGACCTGGGGCCACAAGAGCGAATGCAAATCTCAAAGTTTACGGGACTCTCGATGACCACTATCAGCCACTGGCTGGCAAATGTCAAGTACCAGCTTAGGAAAACGGGCGGGacaaaatttctgaaaaacatGGACAAAGGACACCCTATCTTTTATTGTAGTGACTGTGCCTCCCAGTTTAGAACCCCGTCTACCTACATCAGTCACTTAGAATCTCACCTAGGTTTCCAAATGAAGGACATGACCCGCATGGCCGTGGAACAGCAAGGCAAGGTGGAGCAAGAGATTTCCCGGGTGTCGTCGGCTCAGAGGTCTCCGGAAACCATAGCTGGCGAAGAGGACACAGACTCTAAATTCAAGT
- the TSHZ2 gene encoding teashirt homolog 2 isoform X4: MGPEQKGCFSYQNSPGSHLSNQDAENESLLSDASDPVSDIKSMCGRDALDKKASARPKLPSEAHNCMDKMTAVYANILSDSYWSGLGLGFKLSNSDRRNCDTRNGSNKTDFDWHQDALSKSLQQNLPSRSVSKPSLFSSVQLYRQSSKVCGTVFTGASRFRCRQCSAAYDTLVELTVHMNETGHYQDDNRKKDKLRPTSYSKPRKRAFQDMDKEDAQKVLKCMFCGDSFDSLQDLSVHMIKTKHYQKVPLKEPVPTISSKIVTPAKKRVFDVNRPCSPDSTTGSFADSFSSPKGASLQLSSNNRYGYQNGASYTWQFEACKSQILKCMECGSSHDTLQQLTTHMMVTGHFLKVTSSASKKGKQLVLDPLAVEKMQSLSDTPNSDSLAPKPSSNTASDCAASTTEIKKESKKEKPDEIDKDEKVVKSEDYEDPLQKPLDPTIKYQYLREEDLEDGSKGGGDILKSLENTVTTAINKAQNGAPSWSAYPSIHAAYQLSEGTKPSLPLVGSQVLQIRPNLANKLRPIAPKWKVMPLVSVPTNLAPYTQVKKEPEDRVEMAKDCGKESPHEEASSFSHGEGESFPNSETPSESKKAEPCAPKEEDKLMKEGGEKEKPQPLEPASSLSNGCTLANPASALPCINPLSALQSVLNNHLGKATEPLRSPSCSSPSSSTISMFHKSSLSVTDKPVLSPATTRPSSVSRRYLFENNDQPIDLTKSKSKKAESSQAQSCTSPPQKHALSDIADMVKVLPKATTPKPAASSRVPPMKLEMDVRRFEDVSSEVSTLHKRKGRQSNWNPQHLLILQAQFASSLFQTSEGKYLLSDLGPQERMQISKFTGLSMTTISHWLANVKYQLRKTGGTKFLKNMDKGHPIFYCSDCASQFRTPSTYISHLESHLGFQMKDMTRMAVEQQGKVEQEISRVSSAQRSPETIAGEEDTDSKFKCKLCSRTFVSKHAVKLHLSKTHSKSPEHHSQFVTDADEE, from the coding sequence ATGGGTCCGGAGCAGAAAGGCTGCTTCAGCTACCAGAACTCCCCAGGAAGCCACCTGTCCAATCAGGACGCTGAGAATGAGTCTCTGCTGAGCGATGCCAGCGATCCCGTGTCAGACATCAAGAGCATGTGCGGTCGAGATGCCTTGGACAAGAAAGCAAGCGCTCGCCCCAAGCTTCCGAGTGAAGCCCACAACTGCATGGACAAAATGACAGCTGTCTACGCCAACATCTTGTCTGATTCCTACTGGTCGGGCCTGGGTCTGGGCTTCAAGCTGTCCAACAGCGACAGACGGAACTGTGACACCCGCAACGGCAGCAACAAGACCGATTTCGACTGGCACCAAGACGCTCTGTCCAAAAGCCTGCAGCAGAACCTGCCTTCCAGGTCCGTGTCAAAGCCCAGCCTGTTCAGCTCAGTCCAGCTGTACCGGCAGAGCAGTAAGGTGTGCGGGACCGTCTTCACCGGGGCCAGCAGGTTCCGGTGCCGCCAGTGCAGCGCCGCCTACGACACCTTGGTCGAGCTGACCGTGCACATGAACGAAACGGGCCACTATCAAGATGACAACCGCAAAAAGGACAAGCTTCGACCCACGAGCTATTCAAAGCCCCGCAAACGGGCCTTCCAAGACATGGACAAGGAGGATGCCCAGAAGGTTCTGAAATGTATGTTTTGTGGCGACTCCTTCGATTCCCTCCAAGATTTGAGCGTCCacatgataaaaacaaaacattaccaAAAAGTGCCTTTGAAGGAGCCAGTACCAACCATTTCGTCGAAAATCGTCACTCCGGCGAAGAAGCGTGTCTTCGATGTCAATCGGCCGTGTTCCCCCGATTCCACCACGGGGTCGTTCGCAGATTCATTCTCCTCCCCAAAGGGCGCCAGCTTGCAGCTGTCCTCCAACAACCGCTACGGCTACCAGAACGGCGCCAGCTACACCTGGCAGTTCGAGGCCTGCAAGTCCCAGATCCTGAAGTGCATGGAGTGCGGCAGCTCCCACGACACGCTGCAGCAGCTCACCACCCACATGATGGTCACCGGCCACTTTCTCAAGGTCACCAGCTCTGCCTCCAAGAAAGGGAAGCAGCTGGTGTTAGACCCACTCGCCGTGGAGAAGATGCAGTCTCTGTCGGACACCCCCAACAGTGATTCTCTGGCTCCCAAGCCATCGAGTAACACAGCTTCCGACTGTGCAGCTTCTACGACTGAGATAAAGAAggagagtaaaaaggaaaaaccagACGAGATCGACAAGGATGAGAAAGTTGTGAAAAGCGAGGACTATGAAGACCCTCTACAGAAACCTTTAGACCCTACAATAAAATACCAGTATCTGAGGGAGGAGGATTTGGAAGATGGCTCAAAGGGTGGAGGGGACATTTTGAAGTCATTGGAAAATACTGTCACCACAGCCATCAACAAGGCCCAGAACGGGGCTCCCAGCTGGAGCGCGTACCCCAGCATCCACGCAGCCTACCAGCTGTCGGAGGGCACCAAGCCTTCCTTGCCTCTGGTGGGGTCACAGGTACTGCAGATTCGACCTAATCTTGCCAACAAGTTAAGGCCTATTGCACCCAAGTGGAAAGTAATGCCACTGGTTTCTGTGCCCACAAACCTGGCCCCATACACTCAAGTGAAGAAGGAGCCAGAAGACAGAGTTGAAATGGCGAAGGACTGTGGGAAAGAAAGTCCCCACGAAGAGGCATCCTCTTTCAGCCACGGTGAGGGGGAGTCTTTCCCCAACAGTGAAACCCCTTCCGAATCCAAAAAGGCTGAGCCTTGTGCCCCGAAGGAGGAGGACAAGCTGATGAAGGAGGGTGGCGAGAAAGAGAAACCCCAGCCCTTGGAGCCAGCATCTTCCCTCAGCAATGGGTGCACCCTCGCCAACCCCGCCTCGGCCCTGCCCTGCATCAACCCACTCAGTGCCCTGCAGTCCGTCTTGAACAATCACCTGGGCAAAGCCACGGAACCCTTGCGCTCCCCGTCCTGCTCCAGCCCAAGCTCCAGCACAATCTCCATGTTCCACAAGTCAAGTCTCAGTGTCACGGACAAGCCGGTGTTGAGCCCTGCCACCACGAGACCGTCCAGCGTGTCCAGGCGTTACCTGTTTGAGAACAACGATCAGCCCATTGACCTGACCAAGTCCAAAAGCAAGAAAGCCGAGTCCTCGCAAGCACAATCCTGTACATCCCCACCTCAGAAGCACGCTTTGTCCGACATCGCCGACATGGTCAAGGTCCTCCCCAAAGCCACCACCCCAAAGCCCGCCGCTTCCTCCAGGGTCCCTCCCATGAAGCTGGAAATGGATGTCAGGCGCTTTGAGGATGTCTCCAGCGAAGTCTCGACTTTGCATAAGAGAAAAGGCCGGCAGTCCAACTGGAACCCTCAGCATCTTCTGATCCTGCAGGCTCAGTTTGCTTCGAGCCTCTTCCAGACATCAGAGGGCAAATACCTGCTGTCCGACCTGGGGCCACAAGAGCGAATGCAAATCTCAAAGTTTACGGGACTCTCGATGACCACTATCAGCCACTGGCTGGCAAATGTCAAGTACCAGCTTAGGAAAACGGGCGGGacaaaatttctgaaaaacatGGACAAAGGACACCCTATCTTTTATTGTAGTGACTGTGCCTCCCAGTTTAGAACCCCGTCTACCTACATCAGTCACTTAGAATCTCACCTAGGTTTCCAAATGAAGGACATGACCCGCATGGCCGTGGAACAGCAAGGCAAGGTGGAGCAAGAGATTTCCCGGGTGTCGTCGGCTCAGAGGTCTCCGGAAACCATAGCTGGCGAAGAGGACACAGACTCTAAATTCAAGTGTAAGTTGTGCTCTCGGACATTTGTGAGCAAACATGCAGTAAAACTCCACCTAAGCAAAACGCACAGCAAGTCACCCGAACACCATTCTCAGTTTGTAACAGACGCGGACGAAGAATAG
- the TSHZ2 gene encoding teashirt homolog 2 isoform X1: MPRRKQQAPKRAAGYAQEEQLKDEEEIKEEEEEEEDSGSVVHLQSSNDPGTDEELDMGPEQKGCFSYQNSPGSHLSNQDAENESLLSDASDPVSDIKSMCGRDALDKKASARPKLPSEAHNCMDKMTAVYANILSDSYWSGLGLGFKLSNSDRRNCDTRNGSNKTDFDWHQDALSKSLQQNLPSRSVSKPSLFSSVQLYRQSSKVCGTVFTGASRFRCRQCSAAYDTLVELTVHMNETGHYQDDNRKKDKLRPTSYSKPRKRAFQDMDKEDAQKVLKCMFCGDSFDSLQDLSVHMIKTKHYQKVPLKEPVPTISSKIVTPAKKRVFDVNRPCSPDSTTGSFADSFSSPKGASLQLSSNNRYGYQNGASYTWQFEACKSQILKCMECGSSHDTLQQLTTHMMVTGHFLKVTSSASKKGKQLVLDPLAVEKMQSLSDTPNSDSLAPKPSSNTASDCAASTTEIKKESKKEKPDEIDKDEKVVKSEDYEDPLQKPLDPTIKYQYLREEDLEDGSKGGGDILKSLENTVTTAINKAQNGAPSWSAYPSIHAAYQLSEGTKPSLPLVGSQVLQIRPNLANKLRPIAPKWKVMPLVSVPTNLAPYTQVKKEPEDRVEMAKDCGKESPHEEASSFSHGEGESFPNSETPSESKKAEPCAPKEEDKLMKEGGEKEKPQPLEPASSLSNGCTLANPASALPCINPLSALQSVLNNHLGKATEPLRSPSCSSPSSSTISMFHKSSLSVTDKPVLSPATTRPSSVSRRYLFENNDQPIDLTKSKSKKAESSQAQSCTSPPQKHALSDIADMVKVLPKATTPKPAASSRVPPMKLEMDVRRFEDVSSEVSTLHKRKGRQSNWNPQHLLILQAQFASSLFQTSEGKYLLSDLGPQERMQISKFTGLSMTTISHWLANVKYQLRKTGGTKFLKNMDKGHPIFYCSDCASQFRTPSTYISHLESHLGFQMKDMTRMAVEQQGKVEQEISRVSSAQRSPETIAGEEDTDSKFKCKLCSRTFVSKHAVKLHLSKTHSKSPEHHSQFVTDADEE, from the coding sequence GCTACGCCCAGGAGGAACAGCTAAAGGACGAGGAGGAgataaaagaagaggaggaagaggaggaagacagtGGTTCAGTGGTTCACCTTCAGAGCAGCAATGACCCCGGGACAGACGAGGAGCTAGACATGGGTCCGGAGCAGAAAGGCTGCTTCAGCTACCAGAACTCCCCAGGAAGCCACCTGTCCAATCAGGACGCTGAGAATGAGTCTCTGCTGAGCGATGCCAGCGATCCCGTGTCAGACATCAAGAGCATGTGCGGTCGAGATGCCTTGGACAAGAAAGCAAGCGCTCGCCCCAAGCTTCCGAGTGAAGCCCACAACTGCATGGACAAAATGACAGCTGTCTACGCCAACATCTTGTCTGATTCCTACTGGTCGGGCCTGGGTCTGGGCTTCAAGCTGTCCAACAGCGACAGACGGAACTGTGACACCCGCAACGGCAGCAACAAGACCGATTTCGACTGGCACCAAGACGCTCTGTCCAAAAGCCTGCAGCAGAACCTGCCTTCCAGGTCCGTGTCAAAGCCCAGCCTGTTCAGCTCAGTCCAGCTGTACCGGCAGAGCAGTAAGGTGTGCGGGACCGTCTTCACCGGGGCCAGCAGGTTCCGGTGCCGCCAGTGCAGCGCCGCCTACGACACCTTGGTCGAGCTGACCGTGCACATGAACGAAACGGGCCACTATCAAGATGACAACCGCAAAAAGGACAAGCTTCGACCCACGAGCTATTCAAAGCCCCGCAAACGGGCCTTCCAAGACATGGACAAGGAGGATGCCCAGAAGGTTCTGAAATGTATGTTTTGTGGCGACTCCTTCGATTCCCTCCAAGATTTGAGCGTCCacatgataaaaacaaaacattaccaAAAAGTGCCTTTGAAGGAGCCAGTACCAACCATTTCGTCGAAAATCGTCACTCCGGCGAAGAAGCGTGTCTTCGATGTCAATCGGCCGTGTTCCCCCGATTCCACCACGGGGTCGTTCGCAGATTCATTCTCCTCCCCAAAGGGCGCCAGCTTGCAGCTGTCCTCCAACAACCGCTACGGCTACCAGAACGGCGCCAGCTACACCTGGCAGTTCGAGGCCTGCAAGTCCCAGATCCTGAAGTGCATGGAGTGCGGCAGCTCCCACGACACGCTGCAGCAGCTCACCACCCACATGATGGTCACCGGCCACTTTCTCAAGGTCACCAGCTCTGCCTCCAAGAAAGGGAAGCAGCTGGTGTTAGACCCACTCGCCGTGGAGAAGATGCAGTCTCTGTCGGACACCCCCAACAGTGATTCTCTGGCTCCCAAGCCATCGAGTAACACAGCTTCCGACTGTGCAGCTTCTACGACTGAGATAAAGAAggagagtaaaaaggaaaaaccagACGAGATCGACAAGGATGAGAAAGTTGTGAAAAGCGAGGACTATGAAGACCCTCTACAGAAACCTTTAGACCCTACAATAAAATACCAGTATCTGAGGGAGGAGGATTTGGAAGATGGCTCAAAGGGTGGAGGGGACATTTTGAAGTCATTGGAAAATACTGTCACCACAGCCATCAACAAGGCCCAGAACGGGGCTCCCAGCTGGAGCGCGTACCCCAGCATCCACGCAGCCTACCAGCTGTCGGAGGGCACCAAGCCTTCCTTGCCTCTGGTGGGGTCACAGGTACTGCAGATTCGACCTAATCTTGCCAACAAGTTAAGGCCTATTGCACCCAAGTGGAAAGTAATGCCACTGGTTTCTGTGCCCACAAACCTGGCCCCATACACTCAAGTGAAGAAGGAGCCAGAAGACAGAGTTGAAATGGCGAAGGACTGTGGGAAAGAAAGTCCCCACGAAGAGGCATCCTCTTTCAGCCACGGTGAGGGGGAGTCTTTCCCCAACAGTGAAACCCCTTCCGAATCCAAAAAGGCTGAGCCTTGTGCCCCGAAGGAGGAGGACAAGCTGATGAAGGAGGGTGGCGAGAAAGAGAAACCCCAGCCCTTGGAGCCAGCATCTTCCCTCAGCAATGGGTGCACCCTCGCCAACCCCGCCTCGGCCCTGCCCTGCATCAACCCACTCAGTGCCCTGCAGTCCGTCTTGAACAATCACCTGGGCAAAGCCACGGAACCCTTGCGCTCCCCGTCCTGCTCCAGCCCAAGCTCCAGCACAATCTCCATGTTCCACAAGTCAAGTCTCAGTGTCACGGACAAGCCGGTGTTGAGCCCTGCCACCACGAGACCGTCCAGCGTGTCCAGGCGTTACCTGTTTGAGAACAACGATCAGCCCATTGACCTGACCAAGTCCAAAAGCAAGAAAGCCGAGTCCTCGCAAGCACAATCCTGTACATCCCCACCTCAGAAGCACGCTTTGTCCGACATCGCCGACATGGTCAAGGTCCTCCCCAAAGCCACCACCCCAAAGCCCGCCGCTTCCTCCAGGGTCCCTCCCATGAAGCTGGAAATGGATGTCAGGCGCTTTGAGGATGTCTCCAGCGAAGTCTCGACTTTGCATAAGAGAAAAGGCCGGCAGTCCAACTGGAACCCTCAGCATCTTCTGATCCTGCAGGCTCAGTTTGCTTCGAGCCTCTTCCAGACATCAGAGGGCAAATACCTGCTGTCCGACCTGGGGCCACAAGAGCGAATGCAAATCTCAAAGTTTACGGGACTCTCGATGACCACTATCAGCCACTGGCTGGCAAATGTCAAGTACCAGCTTAGGAAAACGGGCGGGacaaaatttctgaaaaacatGGACAAAGGACACCCTATCTTTTATTGTAGTGACTGTGCCTCCCAGTTTAGAACCCCGTCTACCTACATCAGTCACTTAGAATCTCACCTAGGTTTCCAAATGAAGGACATGACCCGCATGGCCGTGGAACAGCAAGGCAAGGTGGAGCAAGAGATTTCCCGGGTGTCGTCGGCTCAGAGGTCTCCGGAAACCATAGCTGGCGAAGAGGACACAGACTCTAAATTCAAGTGTAAGTTGTGCTCTCGGACATTTGTGAGCAAACATGCAGTAAAACTCCACCTAAGCAAAACGCACAGCAAGTCACCCGAACACCATTCTCAGTTTGTAACAGACGCGGACGAAGAATAG